From Saprospiraceae bacterium, one genomic window encodes:
- the queA gene encoding tRNA preQ1(34) S-adenosylmethionine ribosyltransferase-isomerase QueA, producing MRTKLSQFNFSLPKNLIAQYPSPERSESRLMVIDRASGKIEHKHFKDILDYVQDKDALIINNTKVFPARMYGRKEKTGAKIEVFLLRELNRKVGLWDVLVDPARKIRVGNKLYFYDKNNKEVLVAEVVDNTTSRGRTIRFLYDGDEVAFQNILKTLGQTPLPKYITRPAEPSDIERYQTIYAKEVGAVAAPTAGLHFSRELYKMLEIKGVNFGEVTLHVGMGTFRSIEVEDLSKHKMEAEYFNIPEETANLVNATKDLGKKVIAVGTTSMRTIESAVTAHNRLKPAEGWTNVFIYPPYDFRIADAMVTNFHLPKSSLIIMVSAFAGHELLMDAYHMAINEKYRFYSYGDAMLIL from the coding sequence ATGCGTACAAAATTATCTCAGTTTAATTTCAGTTTACCTAAAAATTTAATCGCTCAATACCCCTCTCCTGAAAGATCAGAATCCAGATTGATGGTGATTGACAGAGCTTCCGGTAAGATTGAACACAAGCACTTTAAAGACATATTGGATTATGTTCAAGACAAAGACGCCCTGATTATAAACAATACCAAAGTTTTTCCAGCCAGAATGTATGGTCGAAAAGAAAAAACAGGTGCCAAGATTGAAGTTTTTCTACTCCGCGAGCTCAACCGCAAAGTTGGACTTTGGGATGTACTGGTAGATCCCGCGCGTAAAATAAGAGTAGGCAATAAATTGTATTTTTATGACAAGAACAACAAAGAAGTTCTTGTGGCAGAGGTAGTCGACAACACCACATCAAGAGGTAGAACCATCCGCTTTTTGTATGATGGCGATGAGGTAGCCTTCCAGAATATTCTAAAGACATTGGGCCAGACACCATTGCCCAAGTATATTACCAGGCCTGCAGAACCAAGCGATATAGAGCGATATCAAACCATTTATGCGAAAGAAGTTGGAGCCGTGGCGGCGCCAACCGCGGGTTTGCACTTTAGTAGAGAGCTTTACAAGATGCTGGAAATAAAAGGTGTTAATTTTGGCGAGGTCACCCTGCATGTAGGTATGGGAACTTTTAGATCCATTGAGGTAGAGGATTTGTCCAAACATAAAATGGAGGCAGAATATTTTAACATACCCGAAGAAACTGCCAACCTGGTCAATGCAACGAAAGATCTGGGAAAAAAAGTGATTGCAGTTGGCACAACATCCATGAGGACCATTGAGTCTGCGGTTACCGCGCACAATCGATTGAAACCGGCAGAAGGTTGGACCAATGTATTTATTTATCCACCTTATGACTTTAGAATCGCAGACGCTATGGTGACCAACTTTCACCTTCCAAAATCGAGCTTGATTATTATGGTATCGGCATTTGCAGGACATGAGTTGTTGATGGATGCCTACCACATGGCCATCAACGAAAAATACCGTTTCTATAGTTACGGTGACGCTATGTTGATCCTTTAA
- a CDS encoding DUF2795 domain-containing protein, producing the protein MYWTLELAHHLEEAPWPATRDELIDYGIRSGVPIEVIENLQELEDEEEIYESMEDIWPDYPRKDDFLFNEEEF; encoded by the coding sequence ATGTATTGGACCTTAGAATTAGCACATCATCTGGAAGAAGCCCCATGGCCAGCCACTAGAGATGAATTGATCGATTACGGAATCAGAAGTGGGGTGCCGATCGAAGTCATCGAAAATCTTCAGGAGTTGGAAGACGAAGAGGAGATTTATGAATCGATGGAGGATATCTGGCCGGATTATCCAAGAAAAGACGACTTCCTTTTTAATGAGGAAGAGTTTTAA
- a CDS encoding (d)CMP kinase — protein sequence MIIAIDGLSSCGKSTIAKSVAKTLGIHYVDSGAAYRAVTLFCLQNKIQPLDEIAVAEVLPRIQLDLIPEIPVKVFLNGKDVTEEIRKPEVSKYVSEISKVSPVRRKVVEWLREFAKENSLVMDGRDIGSVVFPNADYKFFVRADDSVRAQRRLEELIHKGISINYEEVLENLLHRDLMDSTRADSPLIKTPDALEVDTTHLSPEQQLILVLRHMGH from the coding sequence ATGATAATTGCCATAGACGGTCTTTCTTCCTGCGGTAAAAGCACGATTGCCAAGTCAGTAGCTAAAACATTGGGAATCCATTATGTAGATAGTGGGGCAGCTTATCGGGCTGTAACCTTGTTTTGTCTCCAAAACAAAATCCAACCATTGGATGAAATAGCAGTGGCAGAAGTTTTACCCCGGATTCAGTTGGATTTGATTCCTGAGATTCCAGTGAAGGTGTTTTTAAATGGTAAGGATGTCACTGAAGAGATCCGCAAACCCGAGGTTTCAAAATATGTCAGCGAAATCTCTAAAGTAAGTCCGGTTAGACGAAAGGTCGTTGAGTGGCTTAGGGAATTTGCAAAAGAAAATTCTTTGGTAATGGATGGAAGAGACATTGGCTCGGTTGTTTTTCCCAATGCTGATTATAAATTTTTTGTAAGAGCCGATGATTCGGTGAGGGCTCAAAGACGATTGGAAGAATTGATCCATAAGGGAATCTCCATCAACTACGAGGAAGTTTTGGAGAATTTGCTGCATCGGGATCTGATGGATTCTACCCGGGCGGATAGTCCTCTGATTAAAACTCCGGATGCATTAGAAGTGGACACGACCCATCTAAGCCCGGAGCAACAATTGATTCTTGTTTTGAGACATATGGGACATTGA
- a CDS encoding amidohydrolase family protein, translating into MKKIFSDFLFDGHQMRAKGAIILDEDGKILQLLDETEYRPQEFEHFPGLICPGFVNAHGHLELSHLRGRLSTGTGLLSFLRSVVTMRDVDPSFIDECIVRADREMWEEGIVAAGDISNKPDTIRTKETSKIKYHTFVEAFDLWQSSMADHFFNTYKTVYDQYGDLPKSMSPHAPYSVSPQLFQKINSLNRNNDILSIHNQEVQDEDLMFLNRGGGFIEFIQNFGFSMDHFIPIGKTSIHYTMDHLKHPGKLLLVHNTMMNTEDISSVLFWNPYSYFVTCPNANLYIENRLPDYHKFTKLNAKICIGTDSLSSNWRLSILEEIKTILKYQSDISAEQTLQWATLNGAEALGMNDWAGSFESGKIPGVLWIQNFAQLDGKFVLDRSAKVLRLF; encoded by the coding sequence TTGAAAAAAATATTTTCTGATTTTTTGTTTGATGGCCATCAAATGAGAGCCAAGGGAGCAATCATCCTGGATGAAGACGGTAAAATCTTGCAGTTGTTGGATGAAACTGAGTATCGTCCTCAGGAATTTGAACATTTCCCGGGATTGATCTGTCCGGGATTTGTCAATGCCCATGGCCATCTTGAACTATCCCATCTAAGAGGAAGATTGTCAACCGGGACCGGCTTACTAAGCTTTCTTCGATCTGTGGTTACTATGCGCGATGTCGATCCAAGTTTTATTGATGAATGTATTGTAAGGGCAGATCGTGAAATGTGGGAGGAGGGAATTGTTGCAGCAGGCGATATTTCCAATAAACCGGATACGATTCGCACCAAAGAAACCAGCAAGATAAAATACCACACATTTGTAGAAGCATTTGATCTTTGGCAGTCTTCCATGGCGGACCATTTTTTCAATACCTATAAAACTGTTTACGATCAATATGGTGATCTCCCCAAGTCAATGTCTCCTCATGCACCCTACTCGGTAAGCCCACAGCTTTTTCAAAAAATCAATTCTTTAAACCGAAACAATGATATTTTGTCGATCCACAATCAGGAGGTGCAAGATGAGGATTTAATGTTTCTGAACAGGGGAGGCGGATTTATCGAGTTTATCCAGAACTTTGGATTTAGCATGGATCACTTTATACCAATTGGTAAAACTTCCATCCATTATACCATGGATCATTTAAAACATCCTGGAAAACTATTGCTCGTGCACAACACCATGATGAATACAGAAGACATCTCTTCCGTTCTTTTTTGGAATCCATATTCTTATTTTGTCACGTGTCCAAATGCCAATCTTTATATCGAAAACCGTCTGCCCGATTATCATAAATTTACGAAATTGAATGCAAAAATTTGCATTGGAACTGATTCACTGAGTTCCAATTGGAGACTTTCGATCCTTGAAGAGATAAAAACAATTTTGAAGTATCAATCAGATATTTCAGCTGAACAAACCCTGCAATGGGCTACTTTGAATGGGGCAGAAGCCCTTGGGATGAATGATTGGGCGGGTAGTTTTGAATCCGGTAAAATACCAGGCGTCTTGTGGATCCAGAATTTTGCACAGCTGGACGGTAAATTCGTTTTGGATAGGAGTGCAAAAGTTTTGAGACTCTTTTAA
- a CDS encoding helix-hairpin-helix domain-containing protein translates to MHSLAYISQRTEIPQKQIQKTLALLHSGASIPFIARYRKEQTGSLNEVDIFAIQKFQSEYTELSNRKEYIIKALEELGVLTKEFEQKIIHCQDLKSLEDWFAPYKKKKKTKADLARENGLEPLALKLMSNAHFDLDSEATRLVCETFADKNEVLEGVRQIVADIIHKDDEIRGRLQGIYFKTALLNSKLIKSKEAAAQKYKDYWDFKEPLSKIPPHRYLAICRAENEKLVRLVIDSDEEYMLGLLHRKYRWHHPVSHARQVEMAVKDALDRLILPLIESRLRSELKDKSDVQSIEVFGKNLRQALLEAPLGQKSVLAIDPGFRTGCKCVCLDASGNLLDYFTIFPVEPVKDEKGSMTRVLAYLGKYNIKTVAIADGTAGKEVKQWLEQYPQTRDFEIYSVDESGASVYSASAIAREEFPDLDLVFRGSVSIGRRLQDPLSELIKIDPKSIGFGQYQHDVNQKWLQERLDFEVSSCVNAVGVQLNTASAYLLSYISGIGLVLAQSIVRFRNENGPFKTKRDLLKISRLGDKVFEQCAGFVRIREGSHPLDNTAVHPERYPLVEKMAKSIGSSLDALIRDASLIEKIPFSNFVDEECSSDTLEDILTEIKKPGIDPRGRLEVFSFDPRIQTIQDLQIGMCLPVMVKNIVQFGIFVDLGIKESGLIHVSEMSHDFVKDPSQVVQLRQKLMAKVIGLDLPAKKIQMSLKL, encoded by the coding sequence ATGCATTCTTTAGCTTACATTTCTCAGAGGACTGAAATCCCTCAAAAACAAATTCAGAAAACACTGGCTTTGTTGCATTCAGGTGCCAGCATTCCTTTTATCGCGCGTTATCGCAAGGAACAAACCGGATCACTGAACGAAGTAGATATTTTTGCCATCCAAAAATTTCAATCTGAATACACCGAGCTTTCGAATCGCAAGGAGTATATTATTAAAGCCCTCGAAGAACTGGGTGTATTGACCAAGGAATTTGAACAGAAAATAATCCATTGTCAGGATTTGAAGAGTTTGGAAGATTGGTTTGCTCCCTATAAAAAAAAGAAAAAAACCAAAGCTGACCTGGCCAGAGAGAATGGTCTGGAACCCCTGGCTTTAAAGTTGATGTCCAATGCCCATTTTGATTTGGACAGCGAAGCCACCAGACTGGTTTGCGAAACTTTCGCCGACAAGAATGAAGTTTTGGAAGGAGTGCGGCAAATTGTTGCAGACATCATTCACAAGGATGATGAGATAAGAGGCAGACTCCAGGGAATTTATTTTAAAACCGCCTTGCTAAATTCGAAATTGATCAAGTCCAAAGAAGCGGCGGCCCAAAAGTATAAGGACTATTGGGATTTCAAGGAACCTTTGTCAAAAATACCTCCCCATCGTTATCTGGCAATTTGCAGGGCTGAGAATGAAAAATTGGTAAGGCTTGTCATAGACTCAGACGAGGAGTACATGCTGGGGTTGCTCCATAGAAAATATCGATGGCATCATCCTGTCTCCCATGCCAGGCAGGTGGAAATGGCGGTAAAAGACGCATTGGATAGGTTGATTTTGCCCTTGATCGAATCCAGACTGCGCAGCGAATTGAAAGACAAATCTGATGTGCAATCAATTGAAGTTTTTGGAAAAAATTTAAGACAAGCTCTGCTGGAAGCTCCTTTGGGCCAAAAGTCAGTTCTTGCCATTGATCCTGGTTTTAGAACAGGTTGCAAATGCGTGTGTCTTGATGCTTCCGGAAATTTGCTGGATTATTTTACCATCTTTCCAGTAGAACCGGTAAAGGATGAAAAGGGATCTATGACTCGAGTTCTTGCCTACTTAGGAAAATACAATATAAAGACTGTGGCCATCGCCGATGGTACCGCCGGAAAGGAAGTCAAACAATGGCTGGAGCAATATCCCCAAACCAGGGATTTTGAAATTTATTCGGTCGATGAGAGCGGGGCTTCGGTTTACTCAGCATCAGCAATAGCAAGAGAAGAATTTCCCGATTTGGATCTCGTTTTCAGAGGCTCCGTCAGTATTGGGAGAAGGTTGCAGGATCCATTGTCGGAATTGATTAAAATTGATCCTAAATCCATCGGCTTTGGGCAATATCAGCACGATGTAAATCAGAAATGGCTTCAGGAACGTTTGGATTTTGAAGTGAGCAGTTGTGTGAATGCTGTCGGCGTACAATTGAATACCGCTTCTGCATATCTTTTGTCATACATCAGTGGTATAGGTCTAGTATTGGCACAAAGTATCGTACGATTTCGCAATGAAAATGGACCTTTTAAGACCAAGAGAGATCTGCTGAAAATATCCAGATTGGGGGACAAGGTATTTGAACAGTGCGCCGGATTTGTGAGAATAAGAGAAGGAAGTCATCCATTGGACAATACTGCCGTGCATCCGGAAAGATATCCATTGGTGGAAAAAATGGCAAAGTCAATCGGGAGTAGTTTGGATGCATTGATTCGTGATGCCTCACTGATCGAAAAGATACCCTTTTCTAATTTTGTGGACGAAGAATGTAGCTCTGATACTTTAGAAGACATTCTCACAGAAATAAAGAAACCTGGGATTGATCCAAGAGGAAGGCTGGAAGTATTTTCCTTTGACCCTAGAATTCAAACAATACAGGATCTCCAAATTGGTATGTGTTTGCCGGTCATGGTTAAAAATATCGTTCAGTTTGGGATTTTCGTGGATTTGGGCATCAAGGAATCTGGTTTAATACATGTCTCTGAAATGAGTCACGATTTCGTAAAAGATCCATCTCAAGTGGTGCAACTACGACAGAAACTCATGGCAAAGGTGATCGGTTTGGATTTGCCTGCAAAAAAAATTCAAATGTCCTTAAAGCTATAA
- a CDS encoding sensor histidine kinase, whose amino-acid sequence MDINWNFRKISHLSLNQLSLLFSFIIGITTLAVLLFTSWAGLFTTQFSTIFWWVLITILISYFVLHYLLNRIVYQRLKVIYQLIHDIENPDASENSTANAPVSPLTIAEKEVRNWLNQKETDMAELSKLEDYRREYIGNVSHELKTPVFNIQGFLQTLVEGGVDDPAVRDRFLQKALKNADRLQTIIEDLETISKLESRQSEPEKISFDIRKLTLEIMSDFEESALKKQISLGLKAGADDAFFVSAEKEMIRIVIGNLIQNSIKYGRKEGWTKVGFYDMEHKVLIEVSDNGEGIAKEHQKHIFDRFYRADQSRSRDKGGSGLGLSIVKHILESHQQKISVRSTEGNGSTFSFTLDKSI is encoded by the coding sequence AGTCACCTCAGCTTAAATCAGCTCAGTCTCCTTTTCTCTTTTATCATTGGAATAACCACCCTCGCTGTTTTGCTTTTTACCAGCTGGGCAGGCTTATTTACAACACAGTTTAGCACCATTTTTTGGTGGGTACTTATCACCATTTTGATTTCATATTTTGTACTACACTATTTGCTCAATAGGATTGTTTACCAAAGACTTAAGGTCATCTATCAATTGATTCATGATATTGAGAATCCCGATGCTTCCGAAAATTCTACGGCCAACGCTCCTGTCTCTCCTTTAACCATTGCTGAAAAGGAAGTGCGAAACTGGCTCAATCAAAAAGAGACTGATATGGCAGAACTGTCAAAGCTCGAAGACTATCGACGTGAATACATTGGCAATGTATCCCATGAACTCAAAACGCCGGTGTTCAATATCCAGGGATTTCTTCAAACACTGGTTGAAGGCGGTGTGGATGATCCTGCGGTCAGAGACCGTTTTTTACAAAAAGCTTTAAAAAATGCAGATCGACTGCAGACCATTATCGAAGATCTGGAGACGATCTCCAAGCTAGAATCCAGGCAATCAGAACCTGAAAAAATCAGTTTCGATATTCGCAAGCTCACGCTTGAAATTATGAGTGACTTTGAAGAGTCAGCCCTCAAAAAACAAATCTCACTCGGGCTAAAAGCTGGTGCGGATGATGCATTTTTTGTATCGGCTGAAAAAGAAATGATCCGTATTGTGATAGGCAACCTGATCCAAAACTCCATCAAATACGGCAGAAAGGAAGGCTGGACAAAAGTGGGATTTTACGATATGGAACACAAAGTCCTGATCGAGGTCTCCGACAATGGTGAAGGCATTGCCAAGGAACACCAAAAACACATTTTTGACCGATTCTACCGTGCAGATCAAAGTCGCTCAAGAGACAAAGGCGGCAGTGGACTTGGACTTTCCATTGTAAAACATATATTGGAAAGTCACCAGCAAAAAATTTCAGTAAGGAGCACAGAGGGCAATGGAAGTACTTTCAGCTTTACCCTTGACAAGAGTATTTAA